The following coding sequences are from one Plectropomus leopardus isolate mb chromosome 10, YSFRI_Pleo_2.0, whole genome shotgun sequence window:
- the twist2 gene encoding twist-related protein 2 translates to MEEGSSSPVSPVDSLVTSEEELDRQQKRFARKRRHSKKSSEDSSGSSPGPVKRGKKPSPSSNQSYEELQNQRVLANVRERQRTQSLNEAFASLRKIIPTLPSDKLSKIQTLKLASRYIDFLCQVLQSDEMDNKMSSCSYVAHERLSYAFSVWRMEGAWSMSASH, encoded by the coding sequence ATGGAAGAGGGCTCCAGTTCTCCGGTCTCCCCTGTGGATAGTCTGGTGACCAGCGAGGAGGAGCTGGACAGACAGCAGAAACGCTTCGCGAGGAAGAGGAGACACAGCAAAAAGTCGAGCGAAgacagcagcggcagcagcccGGGGCCGGTGAAACGGGGGAAGAAACCGAGTCCGAGTAGCAACCAGTCGTACGAGGAGCTGCAGAACCAGCGGGTCTTGGCCAACGTGCGGGAGCGGCAGCGGACTCAGTCTCTTAACGAGGCCTTTGCGTCTTTACGCAAAATCATCCCCACGCTGCCGTCGGACAAATTGAGCAAGATACAGACGCTGAAGCTCGCCTCCAGATACATTGACTTTCTGTGTCAGGTGCTGCAGAGCGACGAGATGGACAACAAGATGTCCAGCTGCAGCTACGTTGCGCACGAAAGACTCAGTTACGCGTTCTCCGTGTGGAGGATGGAGGGCGCTTGGTCTATGTCAGCATC